A region from the Sphaerodactylus townsendi isolate TG3544 linkage group LG01, MPM_Stown_v2.3, whole genome shotgun sequence genome encodes:
- the VANGL2 gene encoding vang-like protein 2, with protein sequence MDNESQYSGYSYKSGHSRSSRKHRDRRERHRSKSRDGSRGDKSVTIQAPGEPLLDNESTRGDERDDNWGETTTVVTGTSEHSISHDDITRITKDMEDSAHLDCSRHLGVSLGGALALLSFLTPLAFMLLPQLLWGEKLEPCGTPCEGLFISVAFKLLILLLGSWALFFRRPKAFFPRIFVFRALLMVLVFLLVVSYWLFYGVRILDSRDTNYQGIVQYAVSLVDALLFVHYLAVVLLELRQLQPHFTLKVVRSTDGASRFYNVGHLSIQRVAVWILENYYHDFPVYNPALLNLPKSVLSKKMSGFKVYSLGEENTTNNSTSQSRAVIAAAARRRDNSHNEYYYEEVEHGPWGGLVVAVEEAFTHIKRLQEEDQKNPREIMDPREAAQAIFASMARAMQKYLRTTKQQPYHTMESILQHLEFCITHDMTPKAFLERYLSAGPTIQYHKDRWLAKQWTLVSEEPVTNGLKDGVVFVLKRHDFSLVVSTKKIPFFKLSEEFVDPKSHKFVMRLQSETSV encoded by the exons ATGGACAACGAGTCGCAGTACTCGGGGTATTCCTACAAGTCAGGTCACTCGCGCAGCTCCCGGAAGCACAG AGATCGGCGGGAGCGACACCGGTCCAAAAGTCGAGATGGGAGCCGAGGGGACAAGTCAGTGACCATCCAGGCCCCTGGGGAGCCTCTGCTGGACAACGAGTCGACCCGAGGAGATGAAAGG GATGACAATTGGGGAGAGACCACCACAGTGGTAACAGGCACGTCGGAACACAGCATTTCCCACGATGACATCACACGTATCACAAAGGACATGGAGGACAGCGCCCACTTGGATTGCTCGCGCCACCTGGGGGTCTCGCTGGGTGGGGCCTTggccctcctctccttcctcactCCTTTGGCCTTCATGCTTCTGCCCCAGCTTCTGTGGGGAGAGAAACTGGAGCCCTGCGGGACACCTTGCGAAGGGCTCTTCATCTCTGTGGCCTTCAAGCTCCTTATTCTTCTCTTGGGCAGCTGGGCCCTCTTTTTTCGCCGCCCCAAGGCCTTCTTCCCGCGCATCTTTGTCTTCCGGGCCTTGCTCATGGTGCTGGTTTTCCTCCTTGTGGTCTCGTACTGGCTCTTCTACGGGGTCCGCATCCTGGACTCGCGTGACACTAACTACCAGGGCATCGTGCAGTACGCTGTCTCCCTTGTGGACGCCCTCCTCTTTGTCCACTACCTGGCTGTGGTTCTTCTCGAGCTGCGGCAGCTCCAGCCCCACTTCACCCTTAAGGTGGTGCGCTCTACTGACGGGGCCAGCCGGTTTTATAACGTTGGCCATCTCAG CATCCAGCGAGTTGCAGTGTGGATCCTTGAAAATTACTATCACGACTTCCCGGTTTACAACCCTGCCCTCCTTAACCTGCCAAAGTCAGTTCTGTCCAAGAAAATGTCCGGGTTTAAGGTGTACTCGCTTGGTGAAG AAAACACAACCAATAACTCTACGAGCCAGTCGCGGGCTGTCATCGCCGCAGCCGCCCGCAGGCGGGACAACAGCCACAACGAGTATTACTACGAGGAGGTGGAACACGGGCCTTGGGGGGG GCTGGTGGTGGCAGTGGAAGAGGCCTTCACGCACATCAAACGGCTCCAAGAAGAGGATCAGAAAAACCCGCGAGAGATCATGGACCCCCGAGAGGCGGCACAGGCTATCTTTGCCTCCATGGCCCGGGCCATGCAGAAATACTTGCGTACCACCAAGCAGCAGCCCTACCACACGATGGAGAGCATCTTGCAGCACTTGGAGTTCTGCATCACCCATGACATGACGCCCAAG GCATTCCTCGAACGTTACCTGAGTGCCGGGCCTACCATCCAGTACCACAAAGATCGCTGGCTTGCCAAGCAGTGGACTCTGGTCAGTGAGGAGCCAGTGACCAACGGCCTGAAGGATGGGGTAGTCTTTGTCCTCAAGCGCCACGACTTCAGCCTGGTGGTGAGCACCAAAAAGATCCCCTTCTTCAAACTCTCGGAGGAGTTTGTGGACCCCAAATCGCACAAGTTCGTGATGCGGCTTCAGTCAGAGACCTCGGTGTGA